One window of Lawsonibacter asaccharolyticus genomic DNA carries:
- a CDS encoding chemotaxis protein CheA, with protein sequence MSTGNDSILDAYLYETNTLLEQLDSIVLASEEKDTFSEEDINTIFRIMHTIKGSSAMMEYRSIMTIAHRAEDLFSIIRDKSMDIVPEANRPELFELLFQTIDFFRQEIDHIENGQPLTENIDSLLQKVNTLIQQIQNTGAPQPPSPGQAGAVAQDQPTEYPDFPYALQIFFDEGCGMENARAFMLVNAVRDICGEGNFHFSPADISTDPSTAGQIIDSGFMMYFRDAEDRENAVHAVTGAGSVRTYQAFDRPQSSSIPAPAPQALPAEQKVSAPEPPEQKTTANAKPAAPSPSSQSSSDAGAHHRESLISVNLSKLDQLAAVVGEIVITESMVTSSPDLKGLKLDAFTKSARQLRKLTDELQDVSMSLRMVPVSGTFQKMHRIVRDMCKKLGKQVKLTLVGEDTEVDKTIVDSISDPIMHIVRNSMDHGIEETPQDRIDAGKDPVGEIVLSARHTGSEVIIEIRDDGQGVNYDAVLNKAIRNGIALPDVEYSHRDILNFLMAPGFSTNTEVTEYSGRGVGMDVVKRNVEDVGGTVVITSDPGRGMTTTLKIPLTMAIMDGMEVSVGSSIFTIPIQNIRQSFKVNDSDLIHDASGGELFKCMGSFYPVIRMRDRYQLEGGCSQISDGILIWLESGELSYCLFVDELLGEQQVVVKPLPSYFSRFNIKQSGIAGCTILGDGNISIILDISNLYTPA encoded by the coding sequence ATGAGTACTGGGAACGACAGCATTTTGGACGCCTATCTTTATGAAACAAACACTCTGCTGGAGCAGCTGGACAGTATCGTACTGGCGTCAGAGGAAAAGGACACCTTCTCTGAGGAGGATATCAATACTATCTTCCGTATTATGCACACCATCAAAGGCTCCTCTGCCATGATGGAGTATCGCTCCATCATGACGATCGCCCACCGCGCTGAGGACCTGTTTTCCATCATTCGGGACAAGTCCATGGACATCGTCCCAGAGGCCAACCGCCCTGAGCTGTTCGAGCTGCTTTTCCAGACCATCGACTTCTTCCGTCAGGAGATCGATCATATCGAAAATGGGCAACCCCTTACTGAAAATATCGACAGCTTGCTGCAAAAAGTTAATACCCTGATCCAGCAAATTCAAAACACCGGTGCTCCCCAGCCCCCTTCCCCAGGGCAGGCGGGGGCGGTCGCCCAGGATCAGCCGACAGAATATCCTGATTTCCCCTATGCACTTCAAATCTTTTTTGATGAGGGCTGCGGCATGGAAAATGCCCGTGCCTTTATGCTGGTCAATGCGGTCCGTGATATCTGCGGGGAGGGGAATTTTCACTTTTCTCCCGCCGACATCTCCACAGATCCCAGCACCGCGGGCCAGATCATCGACTCCGGCTTCATGATGTACTTCCGGGATGCAGAGGACCGTGAAAATGCCGTCCATGCAGTCACGGGCGCGGGCTCTGTCCGGACCTATCAGGCCTTTGACCGCCCGCAGTCCAGCTCCATTCCTGCCCCTGCCCCGCAGGCGCTCCCCGCCGAGCAGAAGGTCTCTGCCCCGGAGCCCCCGGAGCAGAAAACCACCGCCAATGCCAAGCCCGCTGCGCCCTCCCCCTCTTCTCAGTCCTCTTCCGATGCCGGCGCTCACCACCGCGAAAGTCTCATCAGCGTCAATCTGAGCAAGCTGGATCAATTGGCCGCTGTTGTGGGGGAGATCGTCATTACCGAGTCCATGGTCACCTCCTCTCCGGACCTGAAGGGGCTCAAGCTGGATGCCTTCACCAAATCCGCCCGTCAGCTCCGCAAACTTACGGATGAACTTCAGGATGTTTCCATGTCCCTGCGCATGGTCCCAGTCTCCGGGACGTTCCAAAAAATGCATCGGATCGTGCGCGACATGTGCAAAAAGCTGGGGAAACAGGTCAAGCTCACCCTGGTGGGGGAGGACACTGAGGTGGACAAGACCATCGTAGACAGTATCAGCGACCCCATCATGCATATCGTTCGGAACTCTATGGACCACGGGATCGAGGAGACCCCTCAGGATCGGATCGATGCCGGAAAGGACCCGGTGGGTGAGATCGTCCTCTCCGCACGGCACACCGGGAGCGAGGTCATCATTGAGATCCGGGATGACGGCCAGGGCGTCAACTATGACGCCGTGCTCAACAAGGCCATCCGCAACGGCATCGCTCTGCCGGACGTGGAATATTCCCACAGGGATATTCTCAACTTTCTGATGGCCCCAGGCTTCTCCACCAACACGGAGGTGACGGAGTATTCCGGCCGCGGCGTTGGCATGGATGTGGTCAAGCGGAATGTGGAGGACGTGGGCGGCACGGTGGTCATCACCAGTGATCCCGGCAGGGGAATGACCACAACGCTGAAGATCCCCCTGACCATGGCGATCATGGACGGCATGGAGGTCTCGGTAGGTTCCTCCATCTTCACCATTCCCATTCAGAACATCCGCCAGTCCTTCAAGGTCAACGACTCCGACCTGATCCATGACGCCTCCGGGGGGGAGCTGTTCAAATGCATGGGCAGTTTTTATCCTGTTATCCGGATGCGGGACCGCTACCAGCTGGAGGGGGGCTGCTCCCAGATCAGCGATGGGATCCTGATCTGGCTGGAATCCGGCGAGCTCTCCTACTGCCTGTTTGTGGATGAGCTGCTGGGAGAGCAGCAGGTCGTGGTGAAGCCTCTGCCCAGCTATTTCTCCCGCTTCAACATCAAGCAGAGCGGCATCGCCGGATGCACGATCCTGGGGGATGGCAATATCAGCATCATCTTGGATATCTCCAACCTTTACACCCCCGCCTGA
- a CDS encoding chemotaxis protein methyltransferase gives MDIFSHDFTISDADFHRLVQFIQQNYGIDLSKKRQLISSRLSHSLRELGYKDFRTFLEHLFSTRDPADLELVLNKLTTNYTFFLREQDHFAYFQDKILPELSAKHQRDQVLSIWSAGCSSGEEPYTLSICLKEFFGTRASQWDTRVLATDISQQALSKAMAGVYQPPADMPDAWLKRYFQREGTGGLYRVSQPIRDNVIFRSFNLMEPIRFRLKFDVIFCRNVMIYFDQPTRDALVRRFYDAMNPGAYLFISHSESLNQNPLFQTVAPAVYRKK, from the coding sequence TTGGATATATTTTCCCATGACTTTACCATATCGGACGCCGACTTCCACAGACTGGTCCAGTTCATCCAGCAGAATTACGGCATCGACCTGAGCAAAAAGCGCCAGCTGATCAGCAGCCGTCTCTCCCATTCTTTGAGGGAGCTGGGCTATAAGGATTTCCGCACCTTTCTGGAGCATCTGTTTTCCACCCGTGATCCTGCGGACCTGGAGCTGGTGCTGAACAAGCTCACTACCAATTACACGTTTTTTCTCCGTGAACAGGATCACTTCGCCTATTTTCAGGATAAGATCCTCCCCGAGCTCTCCGCAAAGCATCAGCGGGACCAAGTGCTCTCCATCTGGAGCGCTGGCTGCTCCAGCGGAGAAGAGCCCTACACGCTTTCCATCTGTCTCAAGGAATTTTTTGGCACCCGGGCCTCCCAGTGGGATACCCGGGTGCTGGCCACTGACATCTCTCAGCAGGCCTTGTCCAAGGCCATGGCCGGCGTCTACCAGCCACCCGCTGACATGCCCGACGCCTGGCTCAAGCGATATTTCCAGCGGGAGGGGACAGGGGGGCTCTACCGTGTCTCCCAGCCCATCCGGGACAACGTGATATTCCGTTCCTTCAATCTGATGGAGCCGATCCGCTTCCGTCTCAAATTCGATGTCATTTTCTGCCGCAATGTCATGATCTATTTTGATCAGCCCACCCGAGATGCCCTTGTCCGGCGCTTTTACGATGCCATGAACCCAGGGGCCTATCTGTTCATCAGCCACTCCGAATCCCTGAACCAGAATCCCCTGTTTCAGACAGTTGCCCCTGCAGTCTACCGCAAAAAGTGA
- a CDS encoding chemotaxis response regulator, which translates to MLSINRKVRVLVVDDSAVARTFLTRGLSSYPNIEVVGYAVNALDARGKISSLAPDVMTLDVEMPGTNGIDFLKELLPVTPLPVILVSSLNLKVFDALAAGAVDFVRKPDGTESKQSFLDSLAQKIVVASCAKVRRRAAVSPAAPSLSSVSPAGVGGRSDLDRTIIGLGASTGGTEATLEVLKRLPADIPGMVIVQHMPVGFTKMYAERLNRLCRMEVREAVNGDEIRRGLALIAPADLQARVVRMGSRYTLSCLPGEKVSGHRPSVDALFSSMASAVKCPMVGIIMTGMGRDGADGLLQMRRAGAYTIGQDKDSCVVYGMPMVAYDIGAVAVQASCENIAGVLMAHLKGDK; encoded by the coding sequence ATGCTCTCGATCAACCGCAAAGTTCGCGTTCTCGTTGTGGACGACTCCGCTGTCGCCCGCACCTTTCTTACTCGCGGGCTTTCTTCCTATCCTAATATCGAAGTCGTTGGCTATGCGGTCAACGCTTTGGACGCCAGGGGAAAGATCTCCAGTCTTGCGCCCGATGTGATGACCCTGGACGTGGAGATGCCAGGCACCAATGGGATCGATTTTCTCAAGGAGCTGCTCCCTGTCACCCCTCTTCCGGTGATCCTGGTCTCGTCTCTGAACCTCAAGGTCTTTGACGCCCTGGCCGCCGGGGCAGTGGATTTTGTCCGGAAGCCGGACGGCACAGAGAGCAAGCAGTCCTTTCTGGACTCCCTCGCCCAAAAGATCGTGGTCGCCTCCTGCGCCAAGGTCCGCCGCCGCGCCGCTGTCTCTCCCGCCGCCCCCTCTCTGTCCTCCGTCTCTCCCGCCGGCGTCGGGGGGCGTTCGGATCTGGATCGCACCATCATCGGCCTGGGCGCTTCCACAGGGGGCACAGAAGCCACCCTGGAAGTCCTGAAGCGCCTCCCTGCCGATATCCCCGGCATGGTGATCGTCCAGCACATGCCGGTGGGTTTTACCAAGATGTATGCGGAGCGGCTTAACCGGCTGTGCCGGATGGAAGTCCGGGAGGCGGTGAACGGAGACGAGATCCGCCGCGGCCTGGCCCTGATCGCCCCCGCCGACCTCCAGGCGCGGGTAGTCCGTATGGGAAGCCGCTACACCCTGTCCTGCCTGCCCGGAGAAAAGGTCAGCGGCCACCGCCCCTCCGTGGACGCCCTGTTCTCCTCCATGGCCTCGGCTGTGAAGTGCCCTATGGTGGGCATCATCATGACCGGCATGGGACGGGATGGCGCCGACGGCCTGCTCCAAATGCGCCGGGCCGGCGCCTATACCATTGGTCAGGACAAGGACTCCTGCGTGGTCTACGGAATGCCCATGGTCGCCTATGATATCGGTGCGGTGGCTGTCCAGGCCTCCTGCGAGAACATTGCCGGTGTTCTGATGGCCCACCTCAAAGGGGACAAATGA
- a CDS encoding flagellar hook-associated protein FlgK has protein sequence MSSTFGSFNTVRLGIYAAQKGLDVTGNNITNINTAGYTRQRLDQVSLITSASDRYYSPYKTRVGQGVLTTGVSQLRDPGLDIAYRNASADVGAADAKLAGLEKLASILDEVGKGDGEQDDGVLLNQLNDLRDLINKAITSGLDSTQEGLIRASAKALCSLFNDAADKLADMTETWETQLKDQVDTVNNILTSLRDLNISIRDADIRGDAALELRDQRNLLLDQLSQYMDIDVKYEMEDVGAGLMVEKMTVTLGTGGKDKLVDGGFSAKLLAGSAKDGCPVSLYALRDKNGEKQEPNATDPKILDDNDLYGALQSTREMLTEAGEYTIDGTTNDPNAAVKRGIPYYQKALDSLAHEFAAAMNELNHIYDDKGNLLAGGNLFSMGSATNDASAITAANISISQAWAEDKVSLQASTKPDAPSGDTSNLSKFLALFDQKIKFDPDHVAGGDAVGEAYHGTFEDMLLHVQSVLAEDQMTTTALLTNYSATASEVYTDREGVMGVDLNDEATSLMTYQKAYTAACRLMTVLEEALDSLINGTVV, from the coding sequence ATGAGCAGTACATTTGGTTCCTTCAATACAGTCCGTCTCGGCATCTATGCCGCCCAAAAGGGGCTGGACGTGACTGGAAACAATATCACCAACATCAATACAGCGGGATATACCCGCCAGCGGCTGGATCAGGTCAGCCTGATCACCTCCGCCTCGGACCGGTATTATTCCCCCTATAAGACCCGGGTGGGGCAGGGCGTTTTGACCACCGGGGTCTCCCAGCTCCGGGACCCCGGGCTGGATATCGCCTACCGCAATGCTTCGGCTGACGTGGGCGCCGCCGACGCCAAGCTGGCCGGTCTGGAAAAGCTGGCCTCCATCCTGGATGAGGTGGGCAAGGGGGACGGTGAGCAGGATGACGGCGTTCTCCTCAACCAGCTCAACGACCTGCGCGATCTGATCAACAAGGCCATCACCAGCGGTCTTGACTCCACCCAGGAGGGACTGATCCGCGCCTCGGCCAAGGCCCTCTGCTCCCTGTTCAACGATGCCGCAGATAAGCTTGCGGACATGACGGAGACCTGGGAGACTCAGCTCAAGGACCAGGTAGACACCGTCAATAACATCCTGACCAGCCTGCGGGACCTGAATATATCCATCCGGGATGCGGACATCCGGGGAGATGCCGCCCTGGAGCTGCGGGACCAGCGCAATCTCCTGCTGGATCAGCTGAGTCAGTACATGGATATCGACGTAAAATATGAGATGGAGGACGTGGGCGCCGGCCTGATGGTGGAAAAAATGACCGTTACGCTGGGCACCGGCGGCAAGGACAAGCTGGTGGATGGGGGATTTTCTGCCAAACTCCTGGCTGGCAGCGCCAAGGACGGCTGTCCGGTCAGCCTGTACGCCCTGCGGGACAAAAACGGGGAGAAGCAGGAGCCCAACGCCACCGATCCGAAGATCTTGGATGATAACGACCTGTACGGCGCGCTCCAGTCCACCCGTGAAATGCTGACCGAAGCCGGCGAATACACGATAGACGGCACCACCAATGACCCGAATGCCGCTGTAAAGCGGGGCATCCCCTACTATCAGAAGGCTTTGGATTCCCTGGCCCATGAATTTGCCGCCGCTATGAACGAGCTGAATCATATTTACGATGATAAGGGAAATCTGCTCGCGGGTGGAAATCTGTTCAGCATGGGCAGCGCCACCAACGACGCCAGCGCCATCACCGCAGCGAACATCTCCATCTCCCAGGCCTGGGCAGAGGATAAGGTCTCTCTCCAGGCCTCCACCAAACCGGATGCCCCCAGCGGTGATACCTCCAATCTCTCCAAGTTCCTGGCCCTCTTTGACCAGAAGATAAAATTCGATCCCGACCACGTCGCCGGGGGAGATGCAGTGGGAGAGGCTTATCACGGCACCTTCGAGGACATGCTGCTCCATGTGCAGTCCGTTCTGGCCGAGGACCAGATGACCACCACCGCCCTGCTGACCAACTACTCCGCAACGGCCAGCGAGGTCTATACAGACCGTGAGGGCGTCATGGGGGTGGATCTAAACGATGAAGCCACCAGCCTGATGACCTATCAAAAGGCTTATACCGCCGCCTGCCGGCTGATGACCGTGCTGGAGGAGGCTTTGGACTCCCTCATCAACGGCACTGTGGTCTGA
- a CDS encoding flagellar assembly factor FliW, with translation MHLMTKYFGQIDYDPTEVLSFPNGIFGFEEEKQFLLLPFHGGGGNLLCFQSVGTPSLAFVAMNPFSLDPNYAPVLSDEELYLMGVSSSQDLCYYVLCVVREPVGESTVNLKCPIVIHAEEKKAVQVILDTGTYHMRHRLSEFRSEEAGSVC, from the coding sequence TTGCATCTCATGACAAAATATTTTGGCCAAATCGACTATGATCCCACCGAGGTGCTCTCGTTTCCGAATGGGATCTTTGGATTTGAAGAGGAGAAGCAGTTTCTGCTTCTCCCCTTTCATGGGGGCGGAGGCAATCTTCTCTGCTTTCAGAGCGTTGGCACCCCTTCACTTGCTTTTGTAGCCATGAATCCTTTTTCTCTGGATCCAAATTATGCTCCTGTTCTGTCAGATGAGGAACTCTACCTTATGGGGGTCTCCTCCAGCCAGGACCTGTGCTATTATGTCCTGTGTGTCGTCCGGGAGCCTGTAGGCGAGAGTACCGTGAATTTGAAATGTCCCATTGTGATCCATGCTGAGGAGAAAAAAGCGGTCCAGGTCATTTTGGATACCGGAACTTATCATATGCGCCACCGGCTTTCTGAGTTTCGATCTGAGGAGGCGGGGTCTGTATGCTGA
- a CDS encoding carbon storage regulator, whose product MLILRRKGGESLVIGDQISVTILSVDASGTVMLGINAPKDVLILRSELQQAASVNLDSANVDCVKLVEDLEKSLLHP is encoded by the coding sequence ATGCTGATTTTGCGTCGAAAGGGCGGAGAATCGCTTGTCATAGGCGATCAGATCAGTGTGACCATCCTCTCGGTCGACGCCAGCGGCACCGTCATGCTGGGCATCAATGCCCCAAAAGACGTGCTGATCCTGCGCAGCGAGCTCCAACAGGCGGCCTCTGTCAACCTTGACTCGGCCAATGTGGATTGCGTCAAATTGGTGGAGGATCTGGAAAAATCTCTGCTTCATCCCTGA
- a CDS encoding 1-deoxy-D-xylulose 5-phosphate reductoisomerase, translating into MAWTGWPGRAIPLAYELPFPEALQNTMVSLMEKIIQEELLPQPEKYILDYQ; encoded by the coding sequence GTGGCCTGGACAGGCTGGCCCGGCAGGGCAATTCCATTAGCTTATGAACTTCCATTTCCAGAAGCCTTACAGAACACTATGGTGTCTCTGATGGAAAAGATCATTCAGGAAGAACTGTTGCCTCAGCCGGAAAAATATATCCTTGACTATCAGTAG
- a CDS encoding carbohydrate binding domain protein, whose protein sequence is MGTQTLASTGDDASFDTNQVEEGSSITHTASTPTFTLGESGIYLISYSAVASNTTSTGTVGVELENNSTPVPGSESQATIATTSNVANLAATVLVNVTGTATITLASTENNVTLTEAAIVIQKLN, encoded by the coding sequence GTGGGGACTCAGACACTGGCTTCCACCGGCGATGACGCCTCCTTTGACACCAACCAGGTGGAAGAAGGATCTTCCATTACCCATACCGCCAGCACCCCCACCTTTACGCTGGGTGAGTCAGGGATTTACCTGATCTCCTACTCTGCGGTGGCGTCCAACACCACCAGCACCGGGACTGTAGGTGTGGAGCTGGAGAACAACTCGACTCCCGTCCCCGGCAGCGAGAGCCAAGCCACCATTGCCACCACCTCCAATGTCGCCAACCTGGCGGCCACGGTGCTGGTAAATGTGACCGGAACGGCTACCATTACACTGGCCTCTACCGAAAACAATGTGACCCTGACTGAGGCCGCCATCGTGATCCAAAAGCTGAACTGA